The Gillisia sp. Hel_I_86 genome has a segment encoding these proteins:
- a CDS encoding IS1 family transposase, whose translation MDLRNILNDLDRAEKIELAQLLHRELNVPDLGLVGRDIGNDRPVYCPHCEDSDIYGHGHYKGRRRYKCRPCHKTFNDFTGTAVDGIKKLEKFQEYLLLVVESVTIRKAAEKIGVNVKTIFDWRHKLLSSLEVLNGTGFSGIVECDDKQLDINDKGRRNLGRDPTRGPATGKPKGA comes from the coding sequence ATGGATTTACGCAATATTTTAAACGATCTGGATCGAGCCGAGAAGATCGAGCTGGCGCAGCTTCTCCATCGGGAGCTCAACGTCCCCGACCTAGGGCTTGTGGGCAGGGACATCGGCAACGACCGCCCGGTGTATTGCCCTCACTGCGAAGACTCGGACATATACGGTCACGGGCACTACAAGGGGCGCAGGCGCTACAAGTGCAGGCCTTGCCACAAGACCTTCAACGACTTTACCGGTACTGCCGTTGACGGCATAAAGAAGCTGGAAAAGTTCCAAGAATACCTGTTGTTGGTGGTGGAGAGCGTCACCATCCGGAAGGCTGCGGAAAAGATCGGGGTGAACGTCAAGACAATATTCGACTGGAGACATAAATTGCTCTCTTCTCTGGAAGTGCTCAACGGGACGGGATTTTCAGGAATCGTGGAGTGCGACGACAAGCAGTTAGACATCAACGACAAGGGGCGGCGGAACCTGGGAAGGGATCCTACAAGAGGCCCAGCGACAGGGAAGCCAAAAGGGGCGTGA
- a CDS encoding IS1595 family transposase, which produces MSNDKVSVVVASGRNGGRTMLVAKIGRIDAESVQSTIGGFIAPGNVLCSDSHPSIIKWARDNQLEHHTFVASRQHVKDRCYHVQHVNSRDNRYERWVKKFYGVSTKYLQGYLNWFVFLEKIKKSALQGLELARCVAKNIGAIKIYSSIERKYEKLIVPQLSKR; this is translated from the coding sequence GTGAGCAACGACAAGGTCTCGGTGGTGGTCGCCTCGGGCAGGAACGGCGGGAGGACCATGCTTGTGGCAAAGATCGGCAGGATAGATGCGGAAAGCGTCCAGAGCACGATAGGTGGGTTCATCGCACCGGGCAACGTACTGTGTTCCGATTCCCATCCCTCGATAATCAAATGGGCAAGAGACAACCAACTCGAGCACCATACCTTTGTGGCGTCGCGCCAACATGTAAAGGACAGGTGCTATCACGTACAGCACGTCAATTCCCGAGACAACCGCTATGAGAGATGGGTCAAGAAGTTTTATGGGGTTTCGACCAAGTACCTTCAGGGCTACTTGAACTGGTTTGTCTTTCTGGAAAAGATAAAGAAATCCGCCCTACAGGGCTTGGAACTTGCAAGGTGCGTCGCCAAGAACATCGGTGCAATAAAAATCTATAGCTCTATCGAAAGGAAGTATGAGAAATTGATAGTTCCACAACTTTCTAAAAGATAA
- the murQ gene encoding N-acetylmuramic acid 6-phosphate etherase — MKNKLTTEQSSSYNNLEKMNTFELLSNINAEDKTVAFAIEKAIPSVEKLVDVIFDKMDKGGRLFYIGAGTSGRLGVLDASECPPTFGVSDNKIIGLIAGGDSALRKAIENAEDDENLAWTDLLKYKITEKDVLIGIAASGTTPYVIGGLEKANKNHIITGCIVCNKNSPLSLAAKYPIELIVGPEFLTGSTRMKAGTAQKLVLNMISTAVMIKLGRVKDNKMVNMQLSNKKLVNRGVLMLMDELNIDQALASKLLEKHQSVKNVLDNYKN; from the coding sequence ATGAAAAACAAACTAACAACCGAACAATCTTCAAGTTATAATAATCTTGAAAAAATGAACACCTTTGAGTTGCTCTCAAATATAAATGCTGAAGACAAAACTGTTGCATTTGCAATAGAAAAAGCAATTCCTTCAGTTGAAAAATTAGTAGATGTTATCTTTGATAAAATGGATAAAGGAGGCCGGTTATTTTATATTGGTGCAGGAACAAGCGGAAGGTTAGGAGTTCTTGATGCCTCTGAATGTCCTCCTACATTTGGTGTTTCAGATAATAAGATTATTGGACTTATTGCAGGTGGAGATTCTGCTCTAAGAAAAGCAATTGAAAATGCAGAAGACGATGAAAACTTGGCTTGGACGGATTTGCTAAAATATAAAATTACTGAAAAAGATGTTTTAATTGGTATTGCCGCTTCCGGAACTACTCCCTATGTAATTGGCGGACTCGAAAAAGCCAATAAAAACCATATTATTACTGGATGTATTGTTTGCAACAAAAACAGTCCCTTATCCTTAGCTGCAAAATATCCAATTGAACTAATAGTAGGCCCTGAGTTTCTAACCGGAAGCACCAGGATGAAAGCAGGTACTGCTCAGAAACTGGTATTAAACATGATTTCTACTGCTGTGATGATTAAATTAGGGAGAGTGAAAGATAATAAAATGGTAAACATGCAATTGTCCAATAAAAAATTAGTGAATCGGGGTGTCCTTATGCTTATGGATGAACTAAATATAGATCAAGCTTTAGCTTCTAAACTTTTAGAAAAACATCAAAGTGTAAAAAATGTTTTAGATAATTATAAAAATTAA